From the genome of Oikeobacillus pervagus:
CTAATTTTATCGAAGTTTTGATGATAATGCAATGAATTCTTTTCTATTTTCGTTCCATCCGTGAGATAAAAAAATTTTTTTCTATTTGGTTATTTATCAAAATAAAAATTTTTTTATATCAAATGAACCATTGTCGTTACACCCCCTCCGCAATAGCAGTATAACAAGTAAGGCCACCTATACGTATACAAAGATGCCCGCATATATTAACAAAAGGAAAGGAGGGTCCTAAAATATGAGTGATTTGTCAAATGAAGAACATGATTTTGAGTCGGGTAAGCAGGAACGTCTCCACCCTTTCGATCGCCTTATGTTTGGGCGACAAACCATTCCACCACAATCGAGAAATGGGCAGAACGAGACAAATAAAAAATACGAAGAGGGTGGCTCCATTAACTTTCAAGATATGATGATGAATATAGATAGTCTGATGACCTCATTCAACCAATTAAAACCAATGATTAAAAAAATCAGTCCACTTTTAGATAAATGGAAAAAAAGCGAATAGATTTATAGTTTCCTAAACAAAAATAAAGAAGAGTCGGAATATAATGTGATCCGCCCCTTCTTCTTTTTATCCCGCCTTAACGGGCAGTAAAACCTCCACCTCAAAATGGTGGAGGTTCACGGCCCCTAAAGGTCCGATAAGTTCAACGAACATTCAATGGGGATATAGAACCCCCCACTGAATGTTCGTTGAACTTTATTTTTCTTCATTCAACGCATCTTTTTTCCCAAGCTCATAGGCCTCATTCATTACATTTAGAAATAATCCCATAAAAGGTTCTATTAAATCCATAGAGAAGTCAATTCCTGCATCTTGTAATTTTCCTTGGGCCTCTGGTAAATACTTCATAGCGATTTGCATGAATTCCATATTTTTTTGGTCATTCATTTTTGTTCCCCCTTATTTGTCCCTGGTAATGTTTCATATTGGCGATACTCTTGAACTAAGTTTTTCACCTTGTTTTGAAATTTCTCATCCATATTTGGACTAAATTTTCCCATGCTAATGACTCCATCATGGAAATCAAAATATAGATTTCCAGACTCTAATGTTCCATCAACAAACCTTGAAGCTACCAGCTCATATAGTTTGTCCACATGTTGGACAGTACTAGTTAAAACAGTTGTTTCCCCAAGATCTGATTGATCCGATACATAGCCAACAGCATGGAGACCTCGTTCTTTTAAATATTCGATAACAGGAACATTATACCCATCTCCTGCTGGATAGACAACATCTACCCCATCTGCAATCATATCATCCAACATTTGCAGGGCAAGCTCACGGTCATCCCAATTTCCAACATAACGAAGATCAACTTCTACATCAGGATTCTCAAATTCAGCCCCCTGAACGAATCCCTTATTCTCGGGTTGCCAGCGATGAGTGGCCAATACCCCGATTTTATTTGTTTTGGTTTCATGTGCAGCTACCATTCCCCCGAAAAATCCCATCGCATGACTCTCAAATTTCAAACTCGTCGTGTTCTTCACTTCAGCATTGCCGTTGAAACTAACGAAGTGGATATCTGGATATTTGGAGGCGAGTCGATTAAAGTACATGGAATATTCACTACCATGTCCGAATATAAGATTGACCCCTTTATCCGCAAACTCTTGAACTGTCCTTTCGGCTAATACCTCCGAATCAACTCCTTCTTTATAGAAAAAATCAACATTATAACGAGATTGTATTTTAAGTAATCCCTTATAACCCTTTGTTCCCCAAACTTGGTCGTTGATCGTTTGTGGAACAAGTAAGCCCACTTTTTTTAAGTTTCCTTTTTTGGCATTGCTGGAGCAACCACTTATGAAAATAATTAAAAATAAGATCAATCCCATAAACATGCATTTTTTTATCATGATCAGCAACCCCTTCTAAGTACCCACTATACCATAATTTAAGAAAAAAAC
Proteins encoded in this window:
- a CDS encoding ComZ family protein translates to MNDQKNMEFMQIAMKYLPEAQGKLQDAGIDFSMDLIEPFMGLFLNVMNEAYELGKKDALNEEK
- a CDS encoding BMP family ABC transporter substrate-binding protein; the encoded protein is MIKKCMFMGLILFLIIFISGCSSNAKKGNLKKVGLLVPQTINDQVWGTKGYKGLLKIQSRYNVDFFYKEGVDSEVLAERTVQEFADKGVNLIFGHGSEYSMYFNRLASKYPDIHFVSFNGNAEVKNTTSLKFESHAMGFFGGMVAAHETKTNKIGVLATHRWQPENKGFVQGAEFENPDVEVDLRYVGNWDDRELALQMLDDMIADGVDVVYPAGDGYNVPVIEYLKERGLHAVGYVSDQSDLGETTVLTSTVQHVDKLYELVASRFVDGTLESGNLYFDFHDGVISMGKFSPNMDEKFQNKVKNLVQEYRQYETLPGTNKGEQK